A window of Nicotiana sylvestris chromosome 8, ASM39365v2, whole genome shotgun sequence genomic DNA:
TGACAAGCAACGTTTAATGATACTTCTGCAAACCGCTCGGGCGTCATTCCCTGGAAACTCCTGTATGCTCTTGAGGTATATGTGGCTATCTCGAGGATCTTTCCCTTAATGTATTCCTAAGCCACATGCAACTCTTGATTTTGCTAACTAAGGGTCTCAGCTAGATCCAGTGCATCACGCTCGCAGTCCAAGGCCATATCTCTCAGGCGCCGAACTTCTAGTGACTCTGCTTCTAACCGATTGATCACCTTATGGTAGTGGTGTCTTTCTATTTCAAACTTACCGATCTAGCGCTCCTTACTTGATTCAACTCCCTCTAACTGATCCTTTAAACCTTTGATTAGTGGAGCGTAACTCATGCGCTCATGATCACGGACTACCCTGAACTGGGATTCTCTCTCTTCTTGTTGCTGAGCGGTTGTGACTATGTTCTTCTTTCGAATATGGGCTTTGAGTGCTTGCTTCTCTCGTACCCACTGAGCTTTATTTTTCTCAAGAGCATCATACAGCAGATCCCTGTCTACTTTAACGATGTCGAGCTCTTCTTGCAGTGCTTCAAAGTCAGATTCATAACCCTTTTTCATCTCTTCCATAGCCAGCCCAACTTTGTTTCGAATCTCAACCTCCCACTCTGCGGTGCTCTTCACGACTGTCCCTGGTCTATCTGCAAGAGCATCTTGATTATAGAACCACTCAAGATAAGAAGGATTTAGCTCACCCCGTTCTCGATCTGCCACCATGGCGCCACGCTCGAGTATCTTAGTGCCATTCCAAACACATTGAGCATACGCTTCACGAATGGGATCCTCTGATGCTGCTTCCCAGATAAAGTTTTCCATAGTCTCTACTGGGAGCACTATTTGTTTGTGACCCAACTGACGTAGAACTCTCATGGGAGCATATGGCTGATAACCTCGAAGCCCCATCAAGATCAGAAACGGATGGCAAGATGACTTATAGATGACATATTTTGCGGTGAACCAAGGATAGTTCCATGTAATTTGATCATCTGTTAAGGAGTATACTCCTTCCCATCTTTGACACTTTCTAGAAAACTACGAATCTCCAGCTCACTCTTCAATCTAGCATTATACTGGCGAACTTGATTACCCCAACAAGTACGGTGGTCTACCTGATAAGGACGACGGAAAAGATGGTCCATGAACCACATCTGGAGCAGGAGGTTGCAACCTTCAAAGAAACCTTTCCCTTCCCAGCACCTGGTCAATGCATGAAAGATATCTGCTAACACCATAGGAAGAATAAAGGAATCATTTATTTTCATCATGGCAGTGACTATCCCAGATAACCGAATGTTGATCTTCCAATCCTCTCTCGGGAAGACCATGCACCCCAAGAAAGCTACAATGAATGCTTTCCATCCATGGCCTCGCAATGTGCGTTGGTTCTGTTTGTTAATCAGTTTCTTCCTATATTCTGAGAACCCCCCTTCATGCAAGTACCTGTCATACAAGAAATCTAGGCAGACTTGCCCTTGCGCCACATGTGCTATCTCAGTGTGGCTGATCCACATCTGATCAAGGAACTTGGTAGCAGTGACATCTCTAGGGGCCAAAAGTCTCTTTGTTCGACTCTTATGCCCCAGATCTATATATTCAGCGAATTCCTCCAAGGTAAGAGTTATTTCAAACCCATTGAGACGAAACACATTATTCTTCGGGTCCCAAAAATAAACCAAAGCCTCGATGAGTTCTCGTTTGGGCTCAATCTCCATAATGTTTACCAAGTTTTTCAAATAATCTTTGATCTTTCCTTGCTCAAACCCATCCATGTTGTTCCACCATCGCTTTAATAAACTGGGCACTTTATTGACAATCTTAAACGGTGAGTGCTCTTCATCTCTCGGCCATATTGTACCTATATAAATAAATTTATGAGGTCAAGTCCTAATCTAAACTCAAAGAAATGACACCAAGCAGACTTTTGGATAAGACAACGGACAAACTTCTTATGGGAGGAGGGCTAGACTCTAGAAGGATTACTCAGGTATCTCGCCGAGGAAACAAAAATGGCCGGACAAAGGACAAAACGATAAAAGTGACGAAGAGGAAAAGATGGTTATTTTTATGAAAATGGCTCTTCAGTACCTCCAAAAAAAGTACTAAGGCAGTCCCGGTAAAAACAATTGAACACATGGATAAGTgagttaaaaataaataaagcttATGTTTTATGAAAACACCCATTTCAAAAAAAATGTAAGGTTGACTTGGCAAAAATGGCCAATAACAAAGGACGGCATGACAAAAACAAAATGACtatttttacgaaaatagccctttGACACTTCCGAGGGAGGTTGAAAGGCTGTCCCGgtaaaaatggacaaaaataaaGACGAAATGGTAAAAGATGTTAAAAAGAAGCAAAGTAATCATTTTGTACGGAAATAGCCCTTCGGCGCTTCCGAGAAAGGTtttaaggctatttcggcaaaaAAGGTTCAACATTGGGGAAAATGGTAAAATATTAGCTAAATTTATGAAAACAGCCATTCGGCGATTCCGAAGAAGGTTTTGAGATTGTAAAAAATATGATCGGACGCAaagacaaaaaaatgaaaaagacaaaaaacagcaaactattttattattattatttttaaaaaaaaaattgaaaaatattatgGACACACCGATTTCGAAAACTCTTGCCAAAAAATGGGGACCAAACCCGATGAAAGTTGCCTACGTACCCCACTGGAATTGTGAGAATCGGACCTATGTAGTGTTTTTTTTGTATCCCAAGTTCGAGTTTAACCACCATTAATCAGCAAATATATACATGAGATGTTGACTGTTGCTTAACTAACCACAAGCATGAAGCTTATAGTCTTGGCGATACCGGAAAGCTCCAGCATTACGTTTCAATATTGCATAATCTATTCAGTTATTACATATTATTACTATGTtagtttcttctcttcttctaaGAGCTCACCAGGAAATTACAACATATATGTTGACTGTTGCGTAATATCTTAGAGACTTAGTGTGATTTCCCTAACTAAAAACAGTTTTTGACCATCAGATATCATGTCTGTGTCCAGGATCTTGGCTCCATCTTCTGAGACTACACAATTTGCTGATGAAACTCTCAACTGCGCCTTAGCTGTGTTAATGAGCTCATCAATGCTTTGTGGTACCCATAGAACTACTCTTCTTCTCTCGTTTTTGAGACTCCTGGGGTCTGAAGTGAACACTCTGCATCTAACCCGCTGCCCTTCATCTTGTTTTCCAAAGCTCGTAGAAAATTCTGACAGTTGACTACCCTGTGCATCTTCCAGTAGCTTAATAAGATTCTTGTTTCCACCTACTCGAGCTTCATCAAGTGGAGTTCTTCCCCACCTGTCCACTGCAAAGACACTAGCCCCAGCTTTTAACAGTAACACTGAAATTGGAAACAGCCCTTCTGATGCAGCTAGGTGAAGTGGTGTTCGAAAGTCATAATTTTTGGAATTAGGATTGATGGCGCTGTCCAACAGTCTTCTCAAATAATCTAGATCTCTTTTCGCGACTGCCTCACAAAGGCAAGTCCCATCATTATCTATACCTAGTAGTGCCCCTGCTTCCATAAGCAAAGAAGCCACTTGATCATGGCCATTCTTAACCGCTTCAAGCAATGCAGTGGAGCCAAACTTATCTCTAGCATTAATCTCCACTCCTCTTTGGATAAGGAAAACGGTAATATCTCCATGTCCCTTGGATGCAGCTAGATGCAGGGGTGATCTTCCATCATAATCAGTTCGGCTGGGGTCTGCTCCTGCACCAATTATACGACTTAGACGATACAAATCTCCATCGTGAGCTGCACAGTTCAACCTCATCGTGAGCTCAGATTCATGTTTCGCAATATTCAGTGTTATGTCTGAATCCAATATCTTGCTTTGAAGGCTTGACTCTCTTCCCTCAAGTAGATTATTGATAATTACACGCCCGCCAGAGAAGTATATCCCCAGAATCTCCACCAGAGCTTGTTTATCAATTCGTAGCAGTCTAGATAACTcataaacttgaactgtataagGGACTGGGATGTTACAAAGAACAGAAATTTCACCAACAGAGTTGTAAGTGTGAAGATCCAGGAGAGATTCTTCAGTTTCATTTTCTTCTGGTTTTCTAACTTCTTCCACTTTACCATGACAGACAAAATACAGTTGATCTGCCATGCTACCCTGTTTCATAATCACTTCCCCTGGAAGGAAAAATTCTTCATGTACTTTGATTGCAATCTGTTTGATAAATTCATGCGAGCAACCTCTGAAAAGTGGGACTCCTCTGATGTAGGGCTCATACAACTTTTGCGAAATCTTAGCTCGAATTGAAGCAGGAATATCCTGAAGAATAGAAGACTCATTATATCGGCTCTCACACTGTAATCTGACATAATCTTTGATCTCTTTGCTTATGCACTTCCCCAGCCTGTTTCTGTTCATATACTTTATAAGATCTGCCATTTTATCCCTGAACTTTTCAGTTTTGGATCCTTTTACAATTAATGCTGCCATGTTACCAAGTAGGTAGGCACCAAGAATCATGTCAAAAGAGACATAAATCATTACAAATATCATTTTCTTGGTATTGACTGCATGAATTACCCATAACCAACAGTTGCCATGGTGACAATGGATATCAGTTGCTACTCATCTAGGTGATCGAGAAGTCACaacaaaaaaataaggaaagaaccAAATTGGTACAACCATCCCAGATATTTCAGAGGAGGAAAGAAAACTCTTGGATGCAATGGTGAGTTCTAATTCTGTAAATCCTACTGTTTCTAGCACTGGAATGTTGAGTAAGAGCAGGAACAAATTGCAAAAAATAGAACATCATCAAAGCAAGACAATGGTGACTAATACACAAGGTCAATCTGCATTGGAGACAATTGTTATCGACCAAAATGTTCCACAACAAGTGCACCTGGGGAGAGACTTGTATGAAGACGGAGAGGAAGAAGCAATGTTACAACAGTGTAGAGCAGAGGAAGCAAGAAAAGGGGATCTATCACCAATGCATAGCGGCAAAGGTAAGAAGActcatacaaggaaaaatagttgggacgaaaaggttagtgattttttaaatgttaggcgacctccaatgagagttgtcaaacaaaagaaggccGCCCCAACTACATCTACAAAGTCCAATAGTTCAAAAAGGAAATCATGAATTTTGAATACATTTTGAAGAATTGGGATTGTGATTAAAAAGagttacaaattgaagaaattacaagttcggacaagaagggacaacattttaattccttcatcattttattctaccattataTTAGTATTcacatttgtaatatcatcacagagtatgttataaactttgtgatgatcattgaatatttggtactttccagttcttattttttacatgcatgTTAGTAGGTGAGGCTATTTAAAGCCTCAATAGgaatagtaaggtaaggtttagcccagTTTGTGTtaccttggtcctatgccttattttatttttttatttagtaaATTTGAATTATCTGTATAAAACTAGgggaatgatttttttttatttcgctCAACTAATTTTCTAAAGCCGGTCAACAAATGCAAGCAAGCTTCCAAATGATGTAACAAGTAGCACATAAGTGAACATGATGGTCACAAAAAGGATACCTGTCTTATACGGACGACCCCTGTGTCGAGCTTCGCTAAGTCAAATGCGCATGATGTAACGAAACGATCCTACTAGGGATAACCAGACATGTGGCTTGTTCTTCTAGGTTTTTTAAAAAATCCTAGGGGATGAGGTGTATCTAGACTAGCCATAAAACGAGAGGACAACTCGAGTTAGGAAGGGGTAGCGTACCAGGAGCAATACTTCTCCGGCTTAACTACTGTACCCTCCCCACTCTTAAATATGGGTGACTAATAATCCTTCACCGTGAGCCCAAGCCCACCGGCTTTATCTCAAGAAAAGAATGGGGTGTGTATCCGCGATTCCCGAGGTtgtattcagaagactcagagggatGCACAAGAAGACAATTTATaatacagttcaacaatatcaaagcagtaaaaagcagGAAAGTAGCACATTCGGCCCAAATAGATCACAGTTATATACAAAAACTTAATGAAGCCAAATAAAGTCaatgtacaagctcgaattcttgagtCCCCAGCGTAGTCGTCAGagttgtcacacccctttttacccCTCAAAAGATATGTATATGTatttgtgggttaaagagtttttccaattaaagtgacaaatttgagtagggattattttattttggagttaatttttcggtgttccaagtcaccatttatttgaatccctagtcaaaggaaggtttgactctattttattGGTCCGCAAAAataaagttcgggtaaggaattttattgaccggggagaaggtgtaaggcactccccaagtcccgtggttttagcacggtcgctttattggcTTAAACTTGGCTTTAATTAATTATGGACAAACTGTGATTTACATGATTTTTCATGTTTTATCTATCcgcttttattttttaattattagaATAAAAAAAGTAATTTGAATAGTATTACACTGTCATAACCACGTTATGCAAGCGAATGCGTGATcgaaaacaaaattaattaacttGTCGTAATTGCGCCTCGCAAGCGAATCCGAAATCATGACAATCAATTTATTTGTGGTACTTTTGAGAATTTACTACATTAGAGAAAATTAATTATTGAAAGTCAACTATTGCGCTATGCAAGCGAATCCGCGAGTTTTAGCAAAGGATTAACTAAGTTAAAAATTAACTAAATTTAGTGGGTATGGTATGAGATTATTGAATTAATTGATTGAATGTTAAACATCACGCTACGCAAGCGATTCCGTGAGTTAAAGCGCGCCTACGAATTGCCTAGCGTTTAAATCAATTAATGAAGAAAGCGActaaattattaaattattttaattatggAGCAGAATCGGGTTGTGGTTGGTGTTGGTTTAAGAAATCAACAATTAAAAACTTGGGCTATCTCTTGGTTATGGATAAATAAGGCTAACTCCTAAAACTTTAATGGTATTGGGCTCCTTTGTTGATTTATCATGAAATGGGCCCAACGGAAAATATCTACAAAGAGTGGCCAGCTgccttttatcattatcattattttattttattttttagaagaaagaaaaatgggCCAGCTGAAACTACTTAAAAACGGGCCTGCTGGCATGCTTAACACTAAATGGGCCTAGCAGAAAATATTTAATTGGGCCCATTTATTCAATTCCAATCTTATTTCTCAGCCCCAAAACTATCAATTATACTTATTAACTTAACATAAATATTCAAACACTGCACTAATGTACGTGAGGCCAAACAGTCAATAAAATATTACTAGAACTTTTCCATTGTTCACATTATTGTTGACATTAATTCAATGGATTCTACAAAGATATCTTTTGAATAATATCACTTGTCAGAAAATGAACTTAACTAGAAAAGTATAACATTAGCGAATCACAAACCATATTAAGACAAAATTAATCCACCAACATAGCTTCTACTTTAATAAACTAAACAGAAAAAAAATCATGCTACAAGACTTCACTACTTGTTTTAATTCTTGATGTATTGCCATGAATTCCAGATTTTAAATCACTATTTATACCAACAACATAAAGATATCCAAATAAGATCACAATTATACACAAACACACAATTAAAAGGATTCAAGATAAACTAGCAGCATGGTCATTGAAAGCTAAGATATTACAGCTTTAAATATTGATACATGGAATAAGCTATTCATATTCCTTTTGTAAGCATGAACTCATACTCATAAAGCACTAAATGATCATAAACATCCcaagattatattttatttcttgTAACAACCATAGCTACACTAAAAGGTGAAAGGAATACCTACTAGGAGCAGAATAAACTCACGAGCAAACCAACGGCAACACACTttaagcagcagcagcagtatcCAGCAAATGAAACCGAGCCTATGCAAAAATTTCAACAGAAAAACTCAAACAGACTTTCAAggaaagaagaaacaagagactCGCGTCACAGGCCTTTGTATTTTTAAGATATTCCTTTCTCCTAGATACTCAAAAAGGCTCTCAAACTctctattattttttgttcttcttttgAGTATCCAGGATGTCCAGACTACTCCCAGATGATATGGAAAGACCTCCCTTTATAGGAGAGGACTTTTGGGACAGATTTTATTTTAGCCAAAAATCTGTCCTAAATGATAGATTTTTGACCAAAAATATGTCCAAAACCAGAAATCTGTCCGATGATCAGTTTGCTTTACCAACTGTGGATAGAATTTTGGAGTATTGTACTCCAAAACAGTTCGCAACATTGAAAAGCAAACAGATAAAGGTCCTACACTCAAGTACTCTCTATCTTTATCAACAAATAGCTGAATTTAACACTCAAACCTTCAAACTAACCAAACTATGGATTGATACAGCAAAAACAAGACTTAAAAGGTAACCGAACTAAGTATTCAAACAAACTAGATTCAAATCAATTTGATTTGTGCAAACTAACATGAAGCGATTGAGATTACAAACTATCGTGCGGAACAGAAACTAAACGAGCATTAATAAATTATCAAACATGACTAATAACAACTTAACAAACGACTAACTAAATAAACGATTCAACTaatctttttgattttttcatgAAACTAGCATAAAACACTTAACTATCGACCGGCTAGGTCGGAAAACTGAAAATTCAAACTTAACAAATTCACACAAAATAGTCGACCGGCTAGGTCGAAGGACCAAAAATCGGGACTAATAAACAATAACGAACCACTCAACCGGCTAGTTCGAACAACAAGAATTCCATATATAACTATACTAACACATAGAACGATCACATTCGAGCACTAATAATCAGTAAAGACTAATAATTGAATGACAAAATTACAAAAGATGAATTGAAAACCAAAGCATGGTATACTGGCCGAGAGtaagaaaaaaaactaaaacaaaaGGATGAGATTTGGTATTTACCACTGCTCGAGGCGACGATTCCCATCTTTGAGCACCCTTTTCTTGATGATAGATGATGGTTCGGCCATCCTTGAAATCACAGCCTTAGCGCCATCATCGTATCACAAAGAAAAGAACGCTTAAGAGTCGGGGAGGAAAACTGGAGGAAGGCGTGGCAGCTTGGTGGTGGTAGCCGGTAGTGGCGACGGTGGACGACGGCGTCGGGTTTCTGTTGG
This region includes:
- the LOC104233338 gene encoding potassium channel SKOR-like, producing the protein MIFVMIYVSFDMILGAYLLGNMAALIVKGSKTEKFRDKMADLIKYMNRNRLGKCISKEIKDYVRLQCESRYNESSILQDIPASIRAKISQKLYEPYIRGVPLFRGCSHEFIKQIAIKVHEEFFLPGEVIMKQGSMADQLYFVCHGKVEEVRKPEENETEESLLDLHTYNSVGEISVLCNIPVPYTVQVYELSRLLRIDKQALVEILGIYFSGGRVIINNLLEGRESSLQSKILDSDITLNIAKHESELTMRLNCAAHDGDLYRLSRIIGAGADPSRTDYDGRSPLHLAASKGHGDITVFLIQRGVEINARDKFGSTALLEAVKNGHDQVASLLMEAGALLGIDNDGTCLCEAVAKRDLDYLRRLLDSAINPNSKNYDFRTPLHLAASEGLFPISVLLLKAGASVFAVDRWGRTPLDEARVGGNKNLIKLLEDAQGSQLSEFSTSFGKQDEGQRVRCRVFTSDPRSLKNERRRVVLWVPQSIDELINTAKAQLRVSSANCVVSEDGAKILDTDMISDGQKLFLVREITLSL